One window of the Piliocolobus tephrosceles isolate RC106 chromosome 17, ASM277652v3, whole genome shotgun sequence genome contains the following:
- the FBRS gene encoding probable fibrosin-1 translates to METAAAAAPGPGWAAEGERRRRRCSRRDRDREQRRRRGPGGDAPRALLAAPRGSSSSSSPPPPARPWSSASSGERPGGPRRRRPRPRPRPPRPRARKRPAGSGSRGEEEEEEEEGGADDGEAEEEPGGEEEEEEDLIDGFAIASFATLEALQKDASLQPPERLEHRLKHSGKRKRGGSSGATGEPGDSSDREPGRPPGDRARKWPNKRRRKEASSRHSLEAGYICDAESDLDERVSDDDLDPSFTVSTSKASGPHGAFNGNCEAKLSVVPKVSGLERSQEQPPGPDPLLVPFPPKEPPPPPVPRPPVSPPAPLPATPSLPPPPQPQLQLRVSPFGLRTSPYGSSLDLSTGSSSRPPPKAPAPPVAQPPPSSSSSSSSSSSASSSSAQLTHRPPTPSLPLPLSTHSFPPPGLRPPPPPHHPSLFSPGPTLPPPPPLLQVPGHPGASAANALSEQDLIGQDLNSRYLNAQGGPEVVGAGGSARPLAFQFHQHNHQHQHTHQHTHQHFTPYPPGLLPPHGPHMFEKYPGKMEGLFRHNPYTAFPPAVPGLPPGLPPAVSFGSLQGAFQPKSTNPELPPRLGPVPSGLSQKGTQIPDHFRQPLRKPGKWCAMHVRVAYMILRHQEKMKGDSHKLDFRNDLLPCLPGPYGALPPGQELSHPASLFTATGAVHAAANPFTAAPGAHGPFLSPSTHIDPFGRPTSFASLAALSNGAFGGLGSPTFNSGAVFAQKESPGAPPAFASPPDPWGRLHRSPLAFPAWVRPPEAARTPGSDKERPVERREPSITKEEKDRDLPFSRPQLRVSPATPKARAGEEGPRPTKESVRVKEERKEEAAAAAAAAAAAAAAAAAAAAAAATGPQGLHLLFERPRPPPFLGPSPPDRCAGFLEPTWLAAPPRLARPPRFYEAGEELTGPGAVAAARLYGLEPAHPLLYSRLAPPPPPAAAPGTPHLLSKTPPGALLGAPPPLVPAPRPSSPPRGPGPARADR, encoded by the exons ATGGAGACGGCAGCGGCCGCGGCCCCGGGCCCGGGCTGGGCAGCGGAGGgggagcggcggcggcggcgctgcTCGCGCCGAGACCGAGACCGGGAGCAGCGGCGTCGCCGAGGTCCAGGCGGCGACGCGCCCCGAGCCCTGCTGGCCGCCCCGCGCGGCTCCTCGTCCTCGTCGTCGCCGCCGCCGCCTGCCAGGCCTTGGTCGTCAGCTTCGTCTGGAGAGCGGCCCGGGGGCCCGAGACGCCGGCGGCCACGTCCGAGACCTCGACCCCCGCGACCCCGAGCTCGGAAGCGGCCTGCCGGCTCGGGCAGCcgcggggaggaggaggaggaggaggaggaagggggcgCAGACGACGGAGAAGCCGAGGAGGAGCcggggggggaggaggaggaggaggaggacttgATCGATGGCTTCGCCATCGCCAGCTTCGCCACCCTCGAGGCCTTgcag AAGGATGCATCTCTTCAGCCCCCAGAGCGACTGGAACATCGGCTGAAGCATTCTGGGAAGCGGAAGAGGGGGGGCTCCAGTGGGGCCACCGGGGAGCCAGGGGACAGCTCTGATCGGGAGCCTGGCCGGCCCCCTGGGGATCGGGCCAGAAAATGGCCCAATAAGCGGAGAAGAAAAGAG GCGTCCTCCCGTCACTCTCTGGAAGCTGgatacata TGTGACGCGGAAAGTGATCTGGACGAGAGG GTCTCCGATGATGACCTCGACCCATCCTTTACTGTCTCAACCAGCAAAG CCTCGGGCCCCCACGGCGCCTTCAATGGGAACTGTGAAGCAAAACTCTCCGTGGTCCCTAAAGTGTCGGGCCTGGAGCGGAGCCAAGAACAGCCCCCGGGGCCCGACCCGCTGCTAGTGCCTTTCCCCCCAAAGGAACCACCGCCTCCACCGGTCCCTCGGCCTCCTGTCTCACCCCCTGCACCCCTGCCGGCCACCCCCAgtctgccacccccaccccagccccagctgcaGCTTCGGGTCTCGCCCTTCGGCCTCCGCACTTCTCCCTATGGCAGCAGCCTGGACCTCAGCACTGGCAG CTCTTCACGGCCGCCCCCCAAGGCCCCGGCCCCTCCCGTGGCTCAGCCTCCCCCCTCATCATCCtcttcgtcctcctcctcctcatctgcCTCCTCCTCGTCCGCGCAGCTCACCCACCGGCCCCCAACGCCCTCACTGCCCCTGCCTCTGTCTACCCACAGCTTTCCCCCTCCTGGGCTGCGgccccccccaccaccccaccacccCTCCTTGTTCTCCCCtggccccaccctgcccccacccccacccctgctgcaGGTGCCAGGGCACCCTGGGGCCTCAGCCGCTAACGCCCTTTCTG AGCAGGACCTGATCGGCCAGGACCTGAACTCTCGCTACCTGAATGCCCAGGGTGGCCCTgaggtggtgggggcagggggctcGGCCCGGCCCCTGGCCTTCCAGTTCCACCAGCACAACCACCAGCACCAGCACACCCACCAGCACACCCACCAGCACTTCACCCCTTATCCCCCGGGCCTGCTGCCACCCCACGGCCCCCACATG TTTGAGAAATATCCAGGAAAGATGGAAGGCCTTTTCCGACATaat CCGTACACGGCCTTCCCTCCCGCAGTGCCCGGGCTGCCTCCGGGCCTCCCACCGGCCGTCTCCTTTGGCTCCCTGCAGGGGGCCTTCCAGCCCAAG AGCACGAACCCTGAGCTGCCACCACGACTGGGGCCGGTGCCGAGCGGGCTCTCCCAGAAGGGGACACAG ATCCCCGACCATTTCCGGCAACCTTTGAGG AAACCAGGGAAGTGGTGTGCCATGCACGTGCGTGTGGCTTACATGATCCTGAGACACCAGGAGAAAATGAAG GGTGACTCCCACAAGCTTGACTTTCGGAACGACCTCCTGCCCTGCCTTCCGGGGCCCTATGGGGCCCTGCCCCCTGGGCAGGAGCTCTCCCACCCGGCCTCCCTCTTCACTGCGACTG GTGCCGTCCACGCTGCAGCCAACCCTTTCACGGCAGCTCCCGGGGCCCACGGACCCTTCCTGAGCCCCAGCACCCACATTG ATCCCTTTGGGCGTCCCACAAGCTTCGCCTCCTTGGCTGCCCTCTCCAACGGGGCCTTTGGAGGCCTGGGCAGCCCCACATTCA ACTCCGGCGCCGTCTTTGCCCAGAAAGAAAGCCCAGGGGCCCCGCCAGCTTTCGCCTCCCCGCCGGACCCATGGGGCCGCCTGCACCGCAGTCCTCTGGCCTTTCCTGCCTGGGTCCGGCCCCCTGAGGCCGCCCGGACTCCAGGCTCAGACAAGGAGCGGCCTGTGGAGCGGAGGGAGCCCTCCATTACCAAGGAGGAGAAGGACAG GGACCTCCCGTTCTCACGGCCCCAGCTCCGAGTTTCTCCTGCTACTCCCAAGGCCCGGGCTGGCGAGGAGGGGCCTCGGCCAACCAAGGAATCCGTGCGGGTAAAGGAAGAGCGGAAGGAGGaggctgctgccgccgccgccgctgccgccgccgccgccgccgctgccgccgccgccgccgccgcagccgccaCTGGGCCCCAGGGCCTTCATCTGCTGTTTGAGAGGCCCCGGCCGCCCCCGTTTCTGGGCCCTAGCCCACCAGATCGCTGTGCTGGCTTCCTGGAGCCAACCTGGTTGGCAGCACCCCCACGCCTGGCAAGGCCACCCCGCTTCTATGAGGCGGGTGAGGAGCTAACTGGACCCGGGGCGGTGGCTGCTGCCCGCCTTTACGGTCTGGAACCTGCTCACCCCTTGCTCTATAGCCGCTTGGCTCCTCCACCGCCACCTGCTGCGGCCCCAGGCACCCCTCACCTTCTCAGCAAGACCCCACCAGGAGCCCTTTTGGGGGCACCACCTCCACTTGTGCCCGCCCCCCGGCCCAGTTCCCCACCTAGGGGCCCTGGCCCAGCTCGGGCTGacaggtga